A stretch of DNA from Roseovarius sp. M141:
GATCAAGAAGGCCGCCATGGCGCGTGGCCTGCTGACCTATCCGATGGGCGGGACGGTTGACGGGATTAACGGCGATCACGTTCTGCTTGCCCCGCCCTATATTTGCACGCCCGAGGATATCGACCAGATCGTTGACCGCGTCGCGACGGCAATCCACGAGGTCACGGCGGCGCGATGAGCTATCTGATCGCCCGTGCCAGATTCACCCCAACAGTTGCAGGCGACCCTGCGACCACACTTCAAGCGCAGGATGATCGCGCCAAGCGCTTGGTGCATAAGGCGCTGATATGGTGAGATATATGTTCCATCACCCCCACATGGGCAGATTGACGGCTGTCGTTTCACGCCCGTTTTGCCTGGCAACTGGAAGGCTATGCTCGTGACTCAATCCCCTTGCCCTCCGTTGACCGACGCTGAGTGGCCCACGCAGATTTCCGATCTGCGCGATGGCTTTGCGGGCGCGCTCAACGTGTACCGCACGATGGCACACCACCCCGCGCTGCTGCGAGCCTGGGCGCCGCTGCGCCAACATATCGTAAAAGACAGCCGCCTTGGCCCCGTGCGCGCAGAAGTGGTCATTCTGCGCACCGCCGCCCGTCTGGGATCGGACTATGAATGGGCGCATCACGTAAGCCGGGCCCGGGCCATTGGCATGGACGATGCCCGCATAGCGGCGATCCGCGAAATGCCCGATGGCGAAGACGGCCTGATCGTGCGCGCCGTCGATGCACTGATCGACAACAATCGTTTAACACTGGAACAGGAGGCGGAACTGGCAGCCGTCATCGGCCGCGCGGCCGTGATAGACCTGATCGCCACCGTCGGGTTCTATTCTGTCCTGGGATACCTTCTATTGACATATCAGACGCCAATCGACGCTCATGTTGATGCCGAAATGGCCGACAACCCACTGGGCGGTTGACCCAAAGGGGTGATGCTGTCGCCTTTTCTCGGGAATGAGAGGAGGGGCTATGTCATGTCCACATCTCATAACCACAGCATCGCAATTGCGATGACAGCGACGGCTTTGGAGCAATTGCCGAGCACGGCAAGAAAGACCGCGCCCACGCTGGGGCTGCTTCGCTTTACCTGCGGCGGCGATCCTTAGAGCAGAAAGACGCCGGGCGGATCGCGCTATCCTTGGATGGCGATATTGTCGATCAGGCGCACCCCGGCCAGCCACGCCGCAGCAAACAGGCGCGCGGGCTGGGTGGCGGCGGTCAGAAGCGCCAGATCGTCATTCGCGCGCATCTCGAAATAATCGACCCCGGTAAAGCCTGCCCGCATTAGCGCGGCAATTGCGCCTTCCTGCGCAGCGGCGAAATCCTGACCGGCTGTGATGGCTTCGGACATTTCTTCCATCTGCTCGATCAAAACCGGCGCGATGGTGCGGGCGCGGTCCGACAGCAGCAGATTGCGCGAGGACATGGCAAGCCCGTCGATCTCGCGGATTGTAGGGCAGCCATGGACGGTGATCGGGATATCCAGATCGCGCGCCATGCGGCGGACAACCTGAAGCTGCTGATAGTCCTTTTCCCCGAAAAATGCGTCCGTGGCCGAAGTCTGGGCGAACAGCTTGGCCACCACGGTTGCCACGCCTTGAAAATGGCCGGGGCGGTGGATGCCATCCATGACCTCGGTCAGGCCCGAGACGGTGACAGTGGTGGCAAAGCCGCCGGGATACATCTGATCGCCGTCGGGCACATAGATCGCGTCGACATCAAAGCGGGCCAGTTTTGCCGCGTCGGCATGTTCGGTGCGCGGATAGCCGGCCAGATCCTCGGGCGAGCTGAACTGGCGCGGGTTGACGAAGATCGTCACGATCA
This window harbors:
- a CDS encoding carboxymuconolactone decarboxylase family protein, producing MTQSPCPPLTDAEWPTQISDLRDGFAGALNVYRTMAHHPALLRAWAPLRQHIVKDSRLGPVRAEVVILRTAARLGSDYEWAHHVSRARAIGMDDARIAAIREMPDGEDGLIVRAVDALIDNNRLTLEQEAELAAVIGRAAVIDLIATVGFYSVLGYLLLTYQTPIDAHVDAEMADNPLGG
- the panC gene encoding pantoate--beta-alanine ligase: MTAPILRSLVDLRAATAPWQRAGQRIGIVPTMGALHDGHLSLIAAAKQTCERVIVTIFVNPRQFSSPEDLAGYPRTEHADAAKLARFDVDAIYVPDGDQMYPGGFATTVTVSGLTEVMDGIHRPGHFQGVATVVAKLFAQTSATDAFFGEKDYQQLQVVRRMARDLDIPITVHGCPTIREIDGLAMSSRNLLLSDRARTIAPVLIEQMEEMSEAITAGQDFAAAQEGAIAALMRAGFTGVDYFEMRANDDLALLTAATQPARLFAAAWLAGVRLIDNIAIQG